From a single Gimesia fumaroli genomic region:
- a CDS encoding PQQ-like beta-propeller repeat protein yields MSVFKFTGFCVLSVVAYISSHQLMAEEWFEFRGPTGQGHSTVKSLPTAWSPTEHVLWKTDIPGVGWSSPIVVGEKVYVTTAVPTSEDKLPEQSLRVVCLDLETGEVLWNKEVFQETKETAQRIHKKNSHASPTPISDGKVIYVHFGTFGTACLSLDGKELWKTDELKYEMQHGNGGSPCIVDDKLVIICDGKGKNFIAALNRNTGKIEWKVDRNVEGRKKFSFGTPLVITVNGEKQIVAPGTDVISGHSPKDGKEIWHLNYTGYSVIPRPVFSHGLIFVTTSYDRPSLLAIRPDGKGDVTDTHLAWSNKSQIPHTPSLLVVGDELYAVSDKGIAQCFDARTGELIWKERVGGNYSASPLYADGKIYFQSEEGETTIIEAGKKYKEIGRNHLKEPTLASYAVAGDTLLIRTKTQLYRIGK; encoded by the coding sequence GTGAGCGTTTTCAAATTTACCGGCTTTTGCGTTCTATCAGTTGTCGCTTATATTTCATCACACCAATTGATGGCGGAAGAATGGTTTGAGTTTCGTGGCCCCACCGGGCAGGGTCATTCCACCGTCAAATCTCTGCCAACCGCATGGAGCCCGACCGAGCATGTCCTCTGGAAAACGGATATCCCCGGCGTGGGCTGGTCGTCTCCGATTGTGGTTGGCGAGAAGGTCTATGTGACCACTGCGGTCCCCACCAGTGAGGATAAACTCCCCGAACAATCATTGCGCGTCGTCTGCCTTGACCTGGAGACTGGCGAGGTCCTGTGGAACAAAGAGGTCTTTCAGGAAACCAAAGAGACCGCACAACGGATTCATAAAAAGAACAGTCACGCCAGCCCGACCCCCATTTCCGACGGCAAAGTGATCTACGTGCATTTTGGTACGTTTGGCACCGCCTGCCTGTCACTGGACGGTAAAGAACTCTGGAAAACCGACGAACTCAAATACGAAATGCAACACGGCAATGGCGGCTCTCCATGTATTGTTGATGACAAGCTGGTCATTATCTGTGACGGCAAAGGCAAGAATTTCATCGCCGCTCTGAACCGAAACACGGGCAAGATCGAATGGAAAGTCGACCGGAATGTCGAAGGACGTAAAAAGTTTTCCTTCGGCACTCCTTTAGTGATCACTGTAAATGGAGAAAAGCAAATCGTGGCTCCGGGAACGGATGTCATTTCCGGCCATTCTCCCAAAGACGGCAAAGAGATCTGGCACCTGAATTACACGGGTTACTCCGTGATTCCCCGTCCGGTTTTCAGCCATGGCTTGATCTTCGTGACCACCAGCTATGACCGCCCTTCTCTGCTGGCAATTCGCCCGGACGGTAAAGGGGATGTGACCGACACACACCTGGCCTGGTCGAACAAAAGCCAGATCCCGCACACCCCTTCATTGCTCGTTGTGGGTGATGAACTGTATGCAGTCAGTGATAAAGGGATCGCGCAGTGCTTTGATGCCAGGACGGGAGAACTGATCTGGAAAGAACGCGTGGGCGGCAACTACTCTGCTTCCCCCTTGTACGCGGATGGCAAGATTTATTTCCAGAGCGAAGAAGGCGAAACCACGATTATCGAAGCCGGCAAGAAATACAAAGAGATCGGCCGCAATCATTTGAAAGAACCGACACTCGCTTCATATGCGGTCGCCGG